One part of the Anopheles merus strain MAF chromosome 3L, AmerM5.1, whole genome shotgun sequence genome encodes these proteins:
- the LOC121599412 gene encoding borealin-like yields MVRTKISKNSASKRNRASYQEERFANVMREFDIISETFLMSVDAKLNADLEKLDYQASMMKSRIPKEILQMTMGDLRKRGCSMFVDVLNAAAAQFDSVPERGAANSSQLSIGSGDLQTSMRRSYRTDEGYLTEDNAKQPPLDVMASAKPSKRPMGPLASAMKSSYGRRRSNSVSGQSTIATPCKPTSKSSMLFGLKAKQADLRGTPAMGKNIFLGQSERISRPKLRTPLPDGSRKGRTTQAVSADRGMSQIMLKVEPNTPLAFIRYPRAGESVYSLTGSPVVNTVMSKNTANVNIPVPDGMLSLQPTDLEDMDRELLPKIDYATLEHLKKLQANLNKVMQYAEECIFNKNQ; encoded by the exons ATGGTTCGTACCAAAATATCCAAAAACAGTGCATCCAAGCGAAACCGGGCCAGCTACCAGGAGGAGCGCTTCGCCAACGTAATGCGGGAGTTCGATATTATAT CGGAAACCTTTCTTATGTCGGTCGATGCGAAGCTCAACGCCGACCTGGAAAAGTTGGACTATCAGGCGAGCATGATGAAGAGTCGCATACCGAAGGAAATACTCCAGATGACGATGGGCGATCTGCGAAAGCGTGGCTGCAGTATGTTCGTCGATGTGCTGAATGCGGCCGCGGCCCAGTTCGACAGCGTACCGGAACGGGGTGCGGCCAACTCGAGCCAGCTGTCGATCGGCTCCGGAGACCTACAAACGAGCATGCGGCGATCGTACCGCACCGACGAAGGCTACCTGACGGAGGACAATGCAAAACAGCCACCGTTGGACGTGATGGCCTCGGCCAAACCCTCCAAGCGCCCGATGGGACCGCTTGCTTCCGCTATGAAGAGCAGTTACGGGCGGCGGCGCAGCAATTCCGTGTCCGGTCAGAGCACTATCGCCACACCCTGCAAACCGACCAGCAAATCGTCGATGCTGTTCGGGCTGAAGGCGAAGCAAGCGGATCTGCGCGGTACGCCGGCGATGGGGAAAAACATTTTCCTCGGGCAGTCGGAGCGAATCTCCCGCCCGAAGCTGCGCACACCGCTGCCGGACGGTAGCAGGAAGGGTCGCACCACCCAAGCGGTCAGTGCGGATAGGGGCATGAGCCAGATTATGCTGAAGGTGGAACCGAACACGCCGCTCGCGTTCATCCGCTATCCGCGGGCGGGCGAAAGCGTTTACTCGCTGACCGGCAGCCCGGTGGTAAACACGGTGATGTCGAAAAACACGGCAAACGTAAACATACCGGTGCCGGACGGGATGTTGTCGCTGCAGCCGACCGATCTGGAGGACATGGATCGGGAGCTGCTGCCGAAAATCGATTACGCGACGTTGGAGCATCTGAAGAAGCTGCAGGCGAACCTGAACAAAGTGATGCAATATGCGGAGGAGTGCATTTTCAATAAGAACCAGTGA